In Fulvia fulva chromosome 8, complete sequence, the DNA window TCCGTGCGGCCGGCCCAGCTTCTTCAATGTCAGCCTGAACAAAGCATCCGCATGACGAGCAGGCTTCACATCAGGAAATGGCCGACTATGCTCAGGTATCCATGAAGTTATGTTCTGATTCAACGGTCTACCGGCAAAGTCCATTTTAGGTATCGCATCGACGGCTTTCTTGCTTGTGCCATCGTACGCCAGCTCTGCAAACGCTCCGAGCACCTGGTTCAGGTAGTCGTTGGCGATGCGGATGTTGTAATTTGCGGGCTTCTGGTCCAGTTTAATCATCACAGAGATGCGGCTGCCTGTGTTGACCAGAATACGATCAACTGTCTGTGGGTGCACATAATGCCCATCCACAGCAAAAATGTGTAGATCGTGGCTATCGATCGAAACCTGCAGAGGATATAGACTGCCCGGATTGATGAACGTTATGGCCGCATACCCGACGCTTGTGTCGACATCAAGGCTGAAGTTCCCTTTTGGATTGATGCCGGGAATGCACTTCTTGTAGGCCCTGTCCGGCAGATTTTCGAGATGCAGGTCGAAATCTCCTTGGAACACCGGGAAAGGTGGGATACAGCCTTTGTTGGTCAAGTGCTTCTCGCCCAAGTCGTGCAACATGCTAAGCACGACTGGGTGGGTCATGCTGTCAAGCTCTTCTATCGACAAGCAGTATTCGGAGCCGATTCCATTCACGGTAATGGCGTCCATGCAGGCCAAGTCCACATTTGCGGCAGCTTCCACAGCCGTGAACTCGGAAGACGTGAATCTCGTCCAATCTGAGATCAGCAGGGTCTGCATGTGCTTCTCCGCCTTAAGCATGCTCTTGCGCTCGTGCGTATCGTTGCTGATCAACGCGAAAGGACGCTTGGCTTGCGGCGCATTCTCGATCACGATGGAACCATACATCCCATCCATCATCTGAGCGCGAACATGTGTATGATAGAAATAGGTTCCTCCTTCTTCGGCGGTCCATCGATACACAAAGGAGGCGCCTGGCTTTATCATTCCCTGTGTAAGTCCCGGTACTCCGTCAGACCAAGGAGTGGATGCTTGCTATCAACCAAAGATAGTCAGCCACTGCTCAACGCCTGATGGTTCTCCATCTCTCACCGCAATTCCGTGAAAATGCACCGCAGTATCTTCCCGCATATAGTTGCGAACCGTGATTTCGGCTTCGTCGCCTTGCGTGAGCCTAAGAGTGGGTCCGACGAAAGTTCCGTTAATGAGTATGACTCGGCGGCTTCCCGCGCCCACCGGGTCCGCTTCGCCATGGCTCAGATGTAGCTCGAATGGTACAACAGCAGCCTGCGCCCAGCGGAAGAGACTTGCAAACGCCAAGAAGCGGGTCAGAAGCCTTGCTGGCATAACGAATGAAGCAGAATTTCTCTCAAAGGTTGTGTCCGGGTATTTTGGGGTTTGTCATGAACTGTCGAAAGGATGGGGCTGGGGCCATTCGGGGTCCATGTGAATCCTTCTTGGCGATCAGATTTGGCGCTAGCGGTGAATGAAAGCCGCGCTTGCAAAGCCATTGGAGACGACGTCTATTCGATACAGCTGTGTTTCTAATTCTTCTGCGAAGGAATCAGTGCAACAAAATGGTTTCCAACGCAATCTGGGTCGCGCTGGCTTCCATGCCGATTCTCGCCGCATCTCAGGCACTCAGCAAGGTCCTTGCCACTGAATCAGCTTTCTCGTCATTTCACGACGTTCTCCAACATCATGATCTCTTGAAAGATCTGGACTCCGAGAGGAACATCACATGTTTCATACCGAACAATGATGCAATTCAATACCTTTCAGATTTCGGCATCAACCTGACTACTGCGGACCCTGCAATAGCAAAAGCACTTTTGGCATATGGGCTCATTGACGGAATCCACGCTTCGGAGAGGCTCACTGCATTCGGAAAAACGCGTCGGTTCCGCTCGCATCTAATGCCGCCGCTTTTCACCAGTATCACAGAGGGACAAAGCGTCAACATCCGCGTACAGCAAAAGGAAGATGGGGTCATCATTGCTCTCGAGACCGGGTTACAGATCCTGACGGAGGTGGTCCAGAGGGACATCTCCTTTGATCATGGTGTACTTCACGGCACAAAGACCAATATGGTTTTGCCAGAGAACATATCAGACACTACGAGACAAAACCACATGACGGGATACTTCGAACTCATGAAGAAGTCTGGTACCGAAGCACAACTCAATAACATCGTTGGTACGACTTATTTCGTGCCCAGCAACAAGGCTATCGCTAAGTACAAGCCATTGCTCAACATGCTCACGCCAGAGCAACTGGCGACGGTAGTGTTGCAGCATGTCACTACTGACCAAGTCCTGTACGAGGACATGGTGAACCACAGTGGCTTATTGCTGAAGAGCCTATTCAATAGCACCATACAGATTGATCGCGACAGTCGGGGCGAGCTTCGAGTTAACGGTCATGGGGTTCGAGCAGAGGACATGCTACTTACCAATGGAGTTGCGTACCTCATTGATGACATGATCCTTCTGACTTCAGGTGAGCTGCAATCCAGCATGATATCTGCCCTCAACACAAGCTGACCAGAATGACAGACGTGAACAATATGCCAACGCTCGACAGTGTACTGCTGTATGACAGCATCTACCGGCGTTCGTTGACATGGGTCAAAGACAACATCATGAAGGTGGTCACGGCTGTTGCATTCAGCATACTGCTCGTGACCTATATGGTAAACAAGATGCAGCAACGGCGTTCAACTCGGTACCAGAGAGTCGGGTGGCTTGGAGAATGGCAAGAGAAGAAGTAGGAAAGGCCTTGAGGAACATCAGCGAAGTAATCTTCGCAAAGTTCAAAATCTGTAGTAGATAGCCAGCGAGCTGTTAGATAGCACGAACGACATGACACCGTCAACTTTATCACTTATTTGGCGTCACGCATGGGCTCATCACGGTATTCGTAGCATTCAAAGACTCGAAGTACTCAAAGAACATATCTCATTCTCCTCAACACCGAGCCACACCAAAGTCAACCCACATCACCTCATCCACCTCCCCAACCCCCAACCCTACAACTCATAAACCCCATCCCTCCCCTCCTTCCCCTCCTCAATAACCCCCCCCCCCAAGCACCCTCTTCATATTCCCCACCACCTTCTCACTCATCCTCTCAATAGCCTCATCACTAAAACTCCCAATCTCACCCGGCTTGATCAACAAATCGCCCTCCTTCTGCGGCGCCCAATACCAGCACACTCCACTCTCCTCATTACCCGCGCTCTCCCTCACCTCTTGGAGTACAGGCCATTGGAATCCCTTGCCAAAGATAATGTGGCGAGGGAGGCGGGAGAAGTTGCCTGTTGATACCCCGGTGGTGTCGGGGATGGTCGGGGAGGCGCCGGACATGACCAGGGCTAGTTCGCGTTTGGCCAGGGTTATGTCGGAGACGAAGTGGATTACTGGAGGGAGGGGTGTTAGATATGGGGGGTGGTGGAGAGGGAGGTTAGAGGGGCGTACCTTCGTATTCTGGCTTCAACTTGCGGGAGACGAAGTTTCCGAACCGAGCGGTCAGGCCGATGAGCATGATGGGAGTGGGCTCTGTTACTACCATGGTGGCCAGTGGCTGGGTCTCTGTCACTGTCTGTGTCATTGTGGTCGCCATTGTGTGGATAGGATGTGTTGCTTGTGAAGGGATCTGTCTAGAGCCTCGCGAAGTCTTCGTACGTCGTTGCTTGGGGTGTCGTGCTGTCACTTGCCATGACGCTCATCATCGCTCCACGGGGACCTGCTACACCGTCAGGTGGTGATCGTATTGCGAGGGTTCCCGACTGGGTCCGCCGAAAGACGTTAGCATCGATGAGCGGGTTGCCGAATATTGTGGCGTTTCGCCGACTGTCATGCAGGGGTGAAGGAGCGCTTGCTGGCTCCGCCGTCGTCGACAACAGAGCAGTCGACATCTATGCCATTGATAATGTTGCAGCAGAGAGCGTACTTATGGTTGTGCATAGGTCGTGATACAAGGGTTCGATCTACTGCCGCTTCTGACGCTTATCAAATACAGTCTCTGTCAATTACCATCACGTCATGCAGTCATGCATATATCCAAGTTCCGTGTCTCATGCCTGTGCTCATGCCTGTGCTCACTTCTTGGCGTTCCTCTCAGCCGCTCTCGCCTCTGCGTTCGCCCTCTCTGCTTCCAGACCAGTCTTCGTCTCCTCATGCTCGCTTGTTACTGCTTTCCTCTTGATGAAAAAGCTGGTCACAAGAGCAGCCGCCGAGACCGAGCAGAACAGAATCCACATCGGTTGTAGCGAATTGGCTACGACCTGTCGCACTACATCTTTCTGCTCTTTTGGAAGTGTGTTGATGATCATCGCGCTAGCGCCAATGTCACCCGCCAGTGCCGTAGCTTGCTGGGTCCCACAGCAGCGGTGAGTTGAGGTTGGTTCTTGATGAGCTGGTTTGAGTACACCACGCCACCTAGGACGACTCCGACCGATGCACCAAGCGATCGTAGGAATCCAAGTGTGGCAGTCGCAGTGCCGAGATCACGCGGGTTGATGTGTGCTTGCAACGCCACAATTGGTGCTTGGAAGAGTGGGCCGTTACCTGCGATGTGGTTAGCATATATCTTGTGTTCCAAAGATATTTCACATTACTCACCAAATGCAGCCACCATTTGTGACAGGATCAACTCAGCCCATCCAGTCTTGGCGTCGAAGTCGATGAACAAGCCGAACCCAAGTACCATCAGGACCAGTCCAAACCAAATGGCTGGGAGGTATTGTCCAGTCTTGCCGACGAAAGCGCCCGTAGACACAGCACCGACACCGATGAAGACAGTCGTTGGAAGGAGATACACTCCTGACAGGATCGGGGTGGTGCCGCGCACTGTTTGGAAGTATAGTGGAAGATAGTATGTGCCCGCAATGAATGCGAGCGCATGTAGGAATACCACGCAAAGCGTGGCGCCGTTGGTGATCGAGTTGAAGATGGCCTACACAAAGCATGCCAGTGTCTGGGCGTGGAATCCAAATTGCGACTCAGAGGGCAGCTCACCAGCGGCATGATGGGATACTTCGCGCCTCGCCATTGCCAGGTCAAGAATAGGGCAAAGGTGAAGATACCGAAGATGATCAAACACAACACTTTCGCAGAGTCCCATGGAGCAGAGACGCCACCCTCCTGCAAGCCCAAAAGGAACATGACAGTAGCGCCCACGACCAGAAGCGTGCCTAACCAATCGATCGCCTTCAAGCCGTCAAGAATCGGGGTGCGCGGAGTCTGCAAGTTGAGGAAGAACACCAGCAGAACAAAAGCCACACCATCGATGGGGAGGTTGATCCAGAAGCACCAACGCCAAGAAGCCTTCTGCGTAAGGACGCCGCCGAGAATCGGACCCAAAGACGAAGCAATAGCCCAGGTAGCACCGACAAGCCCATAGAAGCCACCTCGAACGCGCAGTGGGAAGAGATCGCCAATGACGACATTCACAAGGCAGATCAGTCCACCCGCTCCCAGGCCTTGAATCACACGGGCTACAATAAGCATGGCGATATTCTTCGAAAGTGCTGCAATCAGCGAGCCCACGATGAAGACTATATTGGCGGCCAGCAGCATCGGCTTGCGTCCAAAGATGTCACTCGTCTTCGCCCAGATCGGTGTAGAAGCTGCATTGGCGAGAAGGTAGGCGGAGCCGATCCATGTGTAGCCTGCGGATGAGTTGAAGTGCTCTGAGATTGTAGGGAGCGCTGTGGTGATGATGGTGGCGTCGATAGCGGCGAGGAAGACGGCCAGACATAATGCGAGCATGATGATAGCAACCTGGGCTTTGGATCGTCCGCCGATTTTGCCATCTTTCTTGTCTTCTTCGACTTCTTCCTTGGTCTCGTCGGAGGCAGTGCCGTTCTCGATGCTGGTCTGGTCTGAGTCGTCTATCTCCTCCTTGCGAGTCGAGCTTGGGGAAGGCGAGTGCTCATCATGGTCTTTGTGATCGTCATCCGACTGGTGGGATACTCGTCTTGAGAGCACCATCGCTGCTATGGGTTGGAAGCAGTGCTGTGAATGCAATGGAGAGGTTGAACGATGCTGCTGTGAAACCAGAAGAGCAGCTGAGGAAGGATTGCACTGTGCCTCTTTTCGTTGCGACTTACATCCACGACCGGGAACTGTGTACATGTATGTATCTCTGTTGGGGCTAGGCTGCGGCAACCTATTAATGTCCGCGCCATCACGCACACTCGAGTTGCCGTTCAGGAACGAACTCTATTGGCTGCATCGAGATCGATGCGGGAAACGCAGTGAATGTCTTCTGACGTCGCTGTAGCGAAGGTATGGTAGGTACCAGATCATTCATGGGACAGTGTGTGTTCATCTGAGTTCTGCGCCGCAGGACCACCACGTGCGATGCATCGTGATGGGCATTGGTGGCGGGGACGTGGTGAGTCTCCAGCGCAGACGGCCAATACACTACCGCTCGATCCTTCGAGTTCTTAGAGGAAGATGATGAGATCAGAGATCCAGCAGTCTGCTGTCACGGTGAGAAGCGCCTTCGTCGAGGCTATGGGGAGTGGCATGGTCTTCTGGACCGTCGTGACATTCCCCTGCGTTCGTAGTCAAAGCACTGGCCAGTGACTTGTGCATAGTAGCCATGTCCGAGTGTCGATGTCATAACATTCTGATGAACATGAGAGTGCTAAGATGATGCTTGTAAAAGTGCGTGAATTGGAGAAAGAGCACCCATGTTTCGTTTCTCCGTATTACTAAGCACTAACACCACAACCTCATCGCCTATCCTCGTACCAACACCTTACCACGAATACGCATCAACCGACAACTCCAACACCGTCTTCCCAGCCTTACCCGCCTCGATAACCTCCACCCTCGCATCATCACACAACCCATTAGGCCCACAAAGCACCACCCCCACCTTCTCCCACCCCGACTCCACCTCGTGCTGCAAGATCCTCGCAAAGTCCAGCCTCGCGCCAATCTTGATATCCTTCTCTGGCACATCTGCTAGCACATCACTTAAAGACTCCACCAAGCTTCGCGAGGACTCTGTGACGCTCCATGCCAGTTTGACGTTGGAGTGTGTGCGCAGCCATGGCAGAAGGCCGGAGATGCCGATGGCGCCACCGATGAGGAGTAGCCGATCGGTGCGGAGGACGCTTTTGTATTTGTTGTTGTGGTAGGGCCCGTCGAGGAGGGTTAGGAGGTTGGTGTTGGCTTTGAGGAGTCTTGTGGTGCCTTTGGACTTTCGGACGAAGAGGGTGATGCCGGCGCCAGGGTTGATGATCTTCGCAGGTGTGCTGCGAGGTTTTCTGACGCTCATGTCCGACTCGCTGCCGCTGCTGGGGAGGGCTTCAGGGGCCTTCTCCGAGTTGCCGTCGGAGTCGCTCTCGCTGGTGGGGAGGAGCTCCGTCACGAGTGGAGTCTGTCTGTCCGCGCCACCAAAGCCATGCGCTTTCTCCATGTCATGGCTTGGGTCACTTTGACGTGGTTGCAGAAGGGAAGTCGAGACCCATGAGAAGGGATGATTCTCCCATGGTCGAAGAGGGTTCAGAGTAGGAAAGTGGACGTAGAGGTGTTTGCCTGGCTCCGGGATCCATCGAACACCTCGAATGTCGATTCGGACAATGTCGTTGCCGATCTCGGTGACGTTGGCTCTACGGACGCCGTTGGAGGCCAGGCGGGCGAGACGTAGCAAACGGTCGAAGCCCCATGCCCCTATGGCAATGTATACCCAGTCTTGTGCGACATTGTAGTAGCGAGCAATACCGTATGGGATCAACCTACAAGAGGAAGGTGTTGGTAATAGCGCAATGCTAGTCACCCTTGAGAAACGTACCAAACGTGATAATAGCAGCCGACTAAGAGCACAGCAGCCAGCACAACATGTGTCACGATGAACATGTTGTAAGACCATTGGCGAATCTTCGTGCCGCTGACCAAGATAATGGCAATAGTCAGGACCGTGGCCACAAATCCCCATATCCAGAACTGCATAGTATGGAGACCATATAGACCTGAGTAAGCGCCCGTCCTGACGGTCCATGCCCAGGCAAGGATGGAGTGAAGCACAGCAAGCAAGAGCCACAGGCGTGACAGCCAGCGGTGCATCAGTAGGAATGTTGCGTGGCTCTATTCGCTAAGATACAGCACTGGACTGTTCCTTCCTGCGAACATGAAGACAACCGCGAGTATCGCGCAGCCAAGCAGTCCGGTGCGTCGCATGACCCAGTTGAGTACGGCGTCGTAGACGTTTGGGCCCACGGAGTTTGGCCAGCCAGCGAACTTGTAGCTAGGACCCATGAAGATTACTGTCAAGGCGAATCCGAGGAAGATGTAGATGCTTTGGCCCAGAGTTGGCACGTTGCCGAAGAACCAGGGATGCAGCTGCATGTGGCGTCTTCCAAACAATGGCGGGTATACAAGGTGAAGTCTTGCCCAGTTGATCACGGGTCGTACACCCGGGATGAAGGTTGCGCATGTCGTCAAGATTGGGAAGAGCATGAGAACGAGCATCAACGCAAAGCTGGTGTCATGTCAGCAGTGGCAAGAACACGACCTCGAACGATACGTACCCATATCTTGCCTGAGCTTTCACCGCAGGAACCTCACTCTCATTCGCGACCAACTGAAATCGGTAGGCAGTGTCGTCCACAAGCGTGGTGGTGCTCAAGGCGTGTCCAGGCTCAATAACCTGCGTCACAGTACCATTGATCTTGTCCAGAGCCTCTGTGTAGGCCCATTTCGGAGTCGCCAGAACTTTCTTGCCATTGACCGCTGTAGCGGGCTCAGCAGGCGTAGCACCTTCCCACCAAGTCTCCAGCTGCGATGTCTTGAGCTTCGCGTACTCGCAACGCATCTTCAGGCAGTATGCGGGGGTGGTGAGGTAGAACGAATCGTTGGCGTAGCAGTCTGGGGTGGTGACCACGTGGGCGTTGAGACCGAGTGTGCTGTAGCTCTCCACAGATGAGCACTCCAGCGAATTCTGAGCCAATGTTCGAGCACATGCCACTGCGCAGATTGGAAAGCCAGCAAACGCCACCGAGGAAGAGCGTGAAAGTCATCGAGCAGCCATTGCTCTGATCAAGCTGCCTGCGCGAGTACCGGTCAATCATGCCAACTATGGACCCACGCCTGTGGTTGAGTGCATGGACAGTGCACCATACAGACAACAAGACATCACCA includes these proteins:
- a CDS encoding Ferric reductase transmembrane component 3, translating into MHRWLSRLWLLLAVLHSILAWAWTVRTGAYSGLYGLHTMQFWIWGFVATVLTIAIILVSGTKIRQWSYNMFIVTHVVLAAVLLVGCYYHVWLIPYGIARYYNVAQDWVYIAIGAWGFDRLLRLARLASNGVRRANVTEIGNDIVRIDIRGVRWIPEPGKHLYVHFPTLNPLRPWENHPFSWVSTSLLQPRQSDPSHDMEKAHGFGGADRQTPLVTELLPTSESDSDGNSEKAPEALPSSGSESDMSVRKPRSTPAKIINPGAGITLFVRKSKGTTRLLKANTNLLTLLDGPYHNNKYKSVLRTDRLLLIGGAIGISGLLPWLRTHSNVKLAWSVTESSRSLVESLSDVLADVPEKDIKIGARLDFARILQHEVESGWEKVGVVLCGPNGLCDDARVEVIEAGKAGKTVLELSVDAYSW
- a CDS encoding Fasciclin-like arabinogalactan protein CTB11, whose product is MVSNAIWVALASMPILAASQALSKVLATESAFSSFHDVLQHHDLLKDLDSERNITCFIPNNDAIQYLSDFGINLTTADPAIAKALLAYGLIDGIHASERLTAFGKTRRFRSHLMPPLFTSITEGQSVNIRVQQKEDGVIIALETGLQILTEVVQRDISFDHGVLHGTKTNMVLPENISDTTRQNHMTGYFELMKKSGTEAQLNNIVGTTYFVPSNKAIAKYKPLLNMLTPEQLATVVLQHVTTDQVLYEDMVNHSGLLLKSLFNSTIQIDRDSRGELRVNGHGVRAEDMLLTNGVAYLIDDMILLTSDVNNMPTLDSVLLYDSIYRRSLTWVKDNIMKVVTAVAFSILLVTYMVNKMQQRRSTRYQRVGWLGEWQEKK
- a CDS encoding Multicopper oxidase CTB12; protein product: MPARLLTRFLAFASLFRWAQAAVVPFELHLSHGEADPVGAGSRRVILINGTFVGPTLRLTQGDEAEITVRNYMREDTAVHFHGIAQASTPWSDGVPGLTQGMIKPGASFVYRWTAEEGGTYFYHTHVRAQMMDGMYGSIVIENAPQAKRPFALISNDTHERKSMLKAEKHMQTLLISDWTRFTSSEFTAVEAAANVDLACMDAITVNGIGSEYCLSIEELDSMTHPVVLSMLHDLGEKHLTNKGCIPPFPVFQGDFDLHLENLPDRAYKKCIPGINPKGNFSLDVDTSVGYAAITFINPGSLYPLQVSIDSHDLHIFAVDGHYVHPQTVDRILVNTGSRISVMIKLDQKPANYNIRIANDYLNQVLGAFAELAYDGTSKKAVDAIPKMDFAGRPLNQNITSWIPEHSRPFPDVKPARHADALFRLTLKKLGRPHGAYEWTLTGKERYHESLDDVKNPNDPLLLSAPSDIPESELLLRTSSEQWVDVVLVTLGPFAQAHPMHKHGNRIFLIGSGGGDFPWKSVDEAMTVLPEGTFNLENPPYLDTFNTIEIQGGDVNATWTMVRYEVSAPGAWLFHCHVQTHLSGGMGMIILDGVDNFPEVPMEYQEWNGFKQTAVGWV
- a CDS encoding Efflux pump dotC; this encodes MYTVPGRGCKSQRKEAQCNPSSAALLVSQQHRSTSPLHSQHCFQPIAAMVLSRRVSHQSDDDHKDHDEHSPSPSSTRKEEIDDSDQTSIENGTASDETKEEVEEDKKDGKIGGRSKAQVAIIMLALCLAVFLAAIDATIITTALPTISEHFNSSAGYTWIGSAYLLANAASTPIWAKTSDIFGRKPMLLAANIVFIVGSLIAALSKNIAMLIVARVIQGLGAGGLICLVNVVIGDLFPLRVRGGFYGLVGATWAIASSLGPILGGVLTQKASWRWCFWINLPIDGVAFVLLVFFLNLQTPRTPILDGLKAIDWLGTLLVVGATVMFLLGLQEGGVSAPWDSAKVLCLIIFGIFTFALFLTWQWRGAKYPIMPLVSCPLSRNLDSTPRHWHALCRPSSTRSPTAPRFAWYSYMRSHSLRAHTIFHYTSKQCAAPPRSCQECISFQRLSSSVSVLCLRALSSARLDNTSQPFGLDWS